Below is a window of Zygotorulaspora mrakii chromosome 3, complete sequence DNA.
ACCGCTTCTTGCCTTTTCTCTGAATTGCGTTCTGCAAAGTCTGAAATCTCCCAGAATAAATCTTGAATGTCCTGTCTCCACGCATCTGTTCTTGATCTGGGTCGCTCTGGTATAGTTTGGCATGGCCGTGAGCTTTAATTGTGCCTCTAAACGTGCTCGTGGCGGTAATGTGATGTTTCTTGCTATGAACTTTAGCGCTCTCGTCATTACTTCATTTTCTGCAAATTGTTGTCTCTTGAAATTATCTCTAATGACCCtagaattcaaaaaaccCGGGGGTAACTTGGTTTTAATTGGAAATCTAAAGTTTCCCATCACTATTATATTGCACAAATGTATTCAAACAGCTCCGCAAGCACTCGATCCAACTAGTCCTTCCCGAAACTAATAGACTCTTTGCCGTTCTTTTGTTTCCAGAAGCGTTAGAACAGCTTAaacagtgaaaaaaaaaaatcatataATACGTGGCAAGTAGCTTGGCATTAAAATAAATACTATGCAATGCAATAAATACAACACTAAGAGAAAACAGCGGCATTAGATTGATCACTTTGGAGTGGACGCAGTATTTTTGAGATATTCGGCAAACTTGCTCGATTCGTGGATGCCGCATTCAGTCTTTGCCTTTCCTTTCCACCTGCCAGATCTCTCATCTTCACCTTCCTTCACAGGTTGCGTTGAGTGGTAGTCTCCCACCGACCTATAACCATGATTGAGAAGTTCATTGTACGGAACGTCGTACTCGTCAATGTAACTTTTGACCTGATTGAAGTCCCAGTTAGCCAATGGGtttattttgatgatatgGTTCAGATCGTCAACCTCAACAAAACTTAGATTGGAACGTGCGGCACCCTGAGATTTTCTGCGTCCAGTGAGCACGGCAGTGCATCGAAGGGTAACATATGCCCTGTGTGCAGGCTCCACTTTCACGAGGAAATCGTACTTTTCCTCGTCTTTCTCCCAGAGGAAGTCACCATTCTTGTCGGAAAACTCCCTCTCGGAGGAACAACCTTCAGGCTTGAAAACAGACACAGACTGGCCATGTGGCTTGTAGTATTTGTCCTCGACACTTGACAGCAGTTCTAAAGTTTGAGGAAAGTGATGCAGTGTATCTATAAAAATTAGCGGAATCATCTTGGTTTCGTTCAGTTCACCTGACAATTTCGAGATCATATCGATTGTTGCGAGTCCTGTAAGACCAAATGCAGTGGTTTGGTATAGATGGGGGAAAGTTGTGACCGCCcatctcaaaatttcttgggGGCTTGATAACTTAGAGAGAAAGACGTTCCAGTGAGCCAACTGCTCTTCTGTAACGGTGATTCCGTTATTTAACTCATACACCTTACCAAATTTCGTCATTGCTTGCACTCTAAGCTCGAATTTTCCGATCTAATGtttcattgaattttgcaaaactgTGCCATCGCTCAGCCCATCGTATTTATGTGTTGAATATTCAAAGCGTATAAGAAGATTCCTCCTTGTTTAgtcaaattcttccaaCAGAGCCACATTAGAACTCTGAAGAGAATCCACGTGACATTACGTTACAACATCAACTTCAATGAAGCTCCCGGATGCTATATCTAAGCTGAATTGAAGTTGATGTAGATTAGAGGGACTGTTTGTTTAAGTAATCGATCCACCGCTTTATGTTTTGTCAATCTTCTTACTTGCGTCCGGCATCAGTTAAAGGCTCTCTAAGCGCTTGATCAAATAAACATCGAGTTTGAACAGCACTGAcgggaaaaaaaagaatactgTAAACAAGGCCATGGATTTGGAGGGTATTCAGCAAGAATTGGCAAGTGCTGATCAGCAGGTGGCTGCCATAATCGAGTCATTTATTGAACTGGGCGTGTCTGTTTATGATTTCCCCGGAACGAGTGAGGCCACCCAGGGCATGATcacaaatttgaaaagaaatgttGACAGACTATCGAAACTGAACCAGAAGAGCAACGATCCGGAGTCACAGCTGAACAATGTCAATGTGCCTATCGAGGTCGTGCAATACATCGAAGACGGCCGAAATCCGGATATCTATACCAGAGAGTTTGTGGAGGCGATTCGGCGCTCCAATCAGTATCAGAGGGCAAAGATGCAGGGTTTGAAGCAGCTGCGGGACTCGCTAGCGGAAAAGATTGCAGAAGAGTTCCCAGATCTTGAACCAAGTGTTCAAAATATCGTCAAGAGGACATCCTCACAGTAGTAGGATCCGTCAAATGAATTAACTTCATCACTATTGACGTGGTGTagaacaaaatttttcataatcTGTCCTGGGATGAGCATACTAAAGAGCTATAGCTGTTGGAACAAGCGGAGGGCAGTTGGATAGTAAGTGAGCCTCGGTACCCTACGTTGGAGTTGGATTGAGGATTTGAGAAGCTATCCGTGTGATAAAATATGGCAAAAAAGTTCAGtaaaaaatccaagaaaatTAGGGCCGTAGAGGAGCTAATGAGCCAGAGTTTGCCAATTCTGGAGGTAAAGTATGTTGACCCGTTGTTTCAAATGAGATTACACCCAACCAAACCCCTCTTCTACAGTGGGTTGGGTAATGGGTATATTTACTGTCATTCGTACAAGCCGGAGGAATTGCAGAGAATTGTGGACGTCAACAAACGTAAGTACGAACAGTCGGACTACAAGGGTGATGTGAAAGTTTGGACATGTCAAGAAGTCGGCGGTAGCAACAGTAATGACAAAGAGGACGCGCCTGTCAAGGTTGTATGGAAAACTAAAAGGCACAAGGGAAGCGTAAGAAGTCTGTGTTTGGATAATGACGGGTCATTTATCTACTCAATTGGTACGGATAATGTTCTCAAGAAGGCTGTCGCAGATACTGGGAGTGtagtgaagaaaatatcGTTGAAGGACCAAACATCAAGCTTTTTTACCAAAATGATCAAATCGCCGACTCATCCGTGCCTCATCTTGGGTGACGAAAACGGAAATGTGATCGTGATGAATAGCGAAACGTTAAGGGTCACGAATAAGGTTGTCAAAATTCATAATTCTGATGCgatcaatgaaattttccaattttcGAAACGTTCAGTACACAAGTATATCTCATTAGGTCAAACAACTTTAGCATATTGGGATTGTAGAGAATCAAATGAAAGTGATTTCGATATtaaagatgatgacgaagacacgaaaagaaaagttttGTTAAGTGACGATCAGGAAGACGAATTACTCTGCGGTACATTCGTTGATCCCGAAGTTGCTGATACCGTTGTTTGTGGCATGGGAGAAGGTATATTGACGGTATGGAAACCAAAGAAGAACGATTTGGAAGATCAGGTCAACAGAATTAAGATatgcaaagaagaaagtaTTGACTGCATAGTGCCGACCTTGCAAGATGATAATTGTGTATGGTGTGGTTGTTCCAATGGCAAGATCTACAAAGTTAATGTGAAAAGTGGTCGTATAGTAGAAATCAGAAAGCACAGCAGCCTTGATGAAGTTGCGTTTTTAGATTTGGATTTCGAATACAGAATTGTATCCGGCGGCATGGATAAGCTCCTTCTTTGGGAGGCGCAGGATGAAGAAGCGCATGATTCGGATTTCAAGGACAGTGATTCCAGCGTAAGCAAAGATAGCGATGGCGATCAATCTGAAGACTACAACGACGAATCCGATGTCTGGGAAGGCTTTGAGGATATTAAGAGTGATGTCATTGTTGATAGTGATATTGATAGTGATGTTGATAGTGACGCAGCGTCTGATTCTGATACTGAAAAATCCATCGGGCTCTCAAGAGAAGAGATTTTGGCTGAATTGAGTAAAGATCTTTCCGGTGAAGACGAACCAAATGTCGAGACGCCGACGAAGAGAGCTCATGTGGAGACCAATAAAGATTCAAACAAACGCAAAgataaaaagagaaaattgCCCGTCAAAAAGGCGATAAATAATTCACACGGAATTACAAAGTTTGATGACCTCTAGATAAAATATAGCATTCAAatcaataaataaaaagtATATTCTTATTCCTGATGAACGGTTACTACCTAAGAATATCTGAAGCCGAAATGTGctttaatgaaaaaaatggtctCTAGCGGGATCGAACCGCTGATCCCCGCGTTATTAGCACGGTGCCTTAACCAACTGGGCCAAGAGACCTTGATTTCTTACGAATACCCAATGAGAAGGGACCATACTTTAAAAAAAGGACATGTATgcatttcttttttggtcTATTTCAGCagtgaaatggaaaattgttgaagtaTAAAccgatattgtaagatatatgaaagtgttgaaatataaatcgagattgtaagatatattaaagagatgacttataagaatcagaaagagacaattggtctgtaaaacaaaataaacgaagtcagatgaaaccccAACAGCCGATAACCTATCTACCTCGTCGGGTGGTAATGACCCCATCCAAACTGGAACCACAGATACAACTGAAGTCATACCAGAGTATATCCCCGAGGGCAACAATGATGTTCTAGGACCAGACATCCATGATGATCCACCGGAACATACCAATGATGATCCTCCTGAACATACCAGTGACGAGATCGCTGATAATATCGAGGAACATGGTTCAAACATGATCAATGAAGATCCCCGaatcaatcttcaaagcgCAAACCATGCTGTCACCTATGATAATACAGAAGGTGACGATCAGCCCACGCAGAATGAACCAACGTCAAACCCCATAAATGATCCAGCAAACGATCACCCATCGTCCGCCATCATTGACAGCACTAAGACACCGGATCCAATTCCCGATACCGTCTCAAGAAGAaccatcaataatgatattgaccCAAGCAGTGCAATTGCATCCACAGTCGGAATACAGGCATCTGCTTACGATGATGTTGCTCCTACTACGGAAGACGAGCGCACCACATCATCGACCTCCACAGCAGAACTCGATCCACTTCCCAGCGAGGAAGAGCCCCCCGCACCAGAGAGTACTACTGGAGCAACTCCCGATAGCGAAACACCTGAGTCTATCTCCAATGTGGGTGGTAACGATCAGTCTCCAGAAGTTAATGCTAAAAGtttagaagaaagaaagaatagaatttttcagtaccGTAATGGCGACATCCCGAGGGTAAAGCCACCAagtacaaaaagaaaaagtaattTAGCTCTaggtgaaattgaagataggACTCAACGCAAGAGACCAAAGCGTCATATACTTTATGTCAACGCAGTACACTCGAATCCAACTCCTCATGTTAAACCCTCCTTAAGTTACTATGAGGCAATtgtcaataatgatgataaaaatgatgcaaaaggATACAACGAAGCCTACATGAAGGAATATGaccaattgatcaaaatgaagacCTGGGATCCTAACAAACctataaatgaaaagacGATCCCTAGACAACAAATAATAAACTCcatgtttattttcaacactaAGAGAGATGGAAGGAAGAAATGCAGATTCGTTGCAAGAGGTGACCAGCAGAAGGCTGGAACTTACAAAGAAGACCTCAAAGCAAACACGGTACATCATTACGCCCTGATGACCAGTCTCAACATAGCACTagacaagaaaatgtttatcACCCAATTAGACATATCCTCAGCGTACCTATACGctgaattggaagaagatctgTACATCAGAGCACCTCCACACATGAAgctcaaaggaaaagcaTTCAAGTTGAACAAGTCACTATATGGACTTAAGCAGAGCGGAGCGAACTGGTACAAGATGATTGGCAGTTACTTAACCAACTCTTGCAACATGACAGAATTAACCGGTTGGCCATGCGtgttcaaagatgaaaatgaatgtttTGTATGCCTCTTTGTAGACGACATGATCGTCCTGTCTAAAGATATCAAGGCAGCAAACAAACTGGTCAAAActctaaagaaaaagttcgAGACCAAAGTGATCCACGATGGGAAATTAGACGAAAACAACATGGCCACATACGATATTCTAGGACTGGAAATAGAATATACGTTcggaaagaaaatgacaataGGAATGGAAAACTCCTTAACCGAAAAGCTTCCACATTTAGGTTTTGATATCGAAAAGGATAACAAGAAGTTTCTTGTGCCAGGCACACCAGGTGAACATATCCACAAAGATAATCTGGtcgttgaagaagacgactacaaagaaaaggttaAGCAAATGCAGAAGGCTATAGGATTGCTATCATATGTGGGATACAAATATAGATTCGATATTCTATATTACGTGAACATCCTAGCTCAGCATACACTATACCCCTCAGAGCAAGTGGAGAAACTCACCAAACAGCTGTTGAACTTCGTGTGGCAGTCAAAACACAAAAAGCTGATTTGGCATGCCAACAAGCATACCAAGACAAATAGGATTACCGCTATCACTGACGCATCGTTTGCGAATGAAGAAGGATTCCGATCACAATTGGGCCATTACTACTGCCTAAATGGAAAAGTCATCGGTGGGAGATCATCTAGCGAAAAACTGCGTGTCATATCATCTACCGAAGCAGAAATATATGCGGTAAGCGAATCAGTCCCAATGTTACAAGGATTAGCATGCCTagtaaaacaaattgatccatcatcatcacttaGATCGAAGATACTAACTGACTCAAAACCTACTATATCAATAGTAGAGGACCAAAGTGAAGATTCAAGAGCGTTCAGAAATCGTTTCTTCGGGACACGAGCTTTCAGGTTAAGAGATGAAGCTAGACGCAACGATCTGAAGTTCGAATACATAAAGACAGAAGATAACTATGCGGACATATTGACCAAGCCTACATCAATAGCCATATTCAAGAAGCTTACTCATTCATGGGTGAAATAGCATTATTGAACCATGGGTGgtatgttgaaatataaatcgagattgtaagatatattaaagagatgacttataagaatcagaaagagacaattggtctgtaaaacaaaataaacgaagtcagatgaaaccctaacagaatgtcaatcgataatggaaagatatcggatgataatctatcacgagacgtttacaactcaggagtctgactacgaaggagtctatggcatggaacatgaaataacagttgtactgtgaattctatgggactagaaatggtgtgatgacgatgaaaattcttcactcgtcgtcctctcttatggctcaataggtgcgaaatattaggtataaatactgacgtattttccagatattaatccaagttcaattagttttatctcaattcatgatatagaaaacgaaggaattatatatctctataattgaatatcatagtatcatcatcaatgtcaaaccaagttactatcgacaacgccgaagaaaacattctttccaaatatctttcatatatctttctatttaaaaagaatgttttcttcggcgttgtcgatagtaacttggtttgacattgatgatgatactatgatattcaattatagagatatataattccttggttttctatatcatgaattgagataagactaattgaacttggattaatatctggaaaatacgtcagtatttatacctaatatttcgcacctattgagccataagagaggacgacgagtgaagaattttcatcgtcatcacaccatttctagtcccatagaattcacagtacaactgtcatttcgtgttcattccatagactccttcgtagtcagactcctgaaTTGTgaacgtctcgcgatagaatatcaatcgatactggaaagatatcggatgataatctatcgcgagacgttcACAATCcatgatataggaaaccAAGGACTTATATCTCTCTGTAATTGGATATcataatatcatcatcaatgtctgggcaagttactatcgacaaaCCTGGAGAAAACCCTCTTTCCGAATAAAAATGTTCTTTTTACGAAAGCTATTTTAGTATTGTTTTTAAAACTTTCCCAATGTAACTACTGATTACCATTGATTGTATCGGTGCGTTAATTCTTGCTTTCCCGGTATAGGAAGTGAATAATTAGAAAATGGCATATCTCTGTTGCGCCGTACTACAGCAGCGCTGGTGAAGGGTCTCTACTATCACTAAACCATGATCCATGTCACATGCATactattttcattcttatCGATTTGATAATACATTCGTCATTCGCCATCTTTACCGTAGATTCTCTAACTATCTGACACTTGAATTGTAATCAGCTCGAACGCAGCTTGCAACCAATTCGCTCGTCTAGATATATCCATCGTTGAAACTTTCTTTCTCATGCGAAGAGATTCCCATAATGATATCTACAGCTAGAAATCAATATTGTCCCTCTCCTGCAATTCCCACATGATAGATCATGATTTACAGGTCAGGATATTTGTAGCGTGGGAAAGGATGCGTAGAAGGCAATTTACCATAGTCCCGAGTACTTTCGAGGATATTTGAGACAACTTTTGTCATGTGTTCGAATattaaatttgattttcatcgtGGTTTTATTTCTATTTGTCTTCCATTTTTATATGAAATAAGCAGGATAGATTTCACCTCGCGAGGTTGCTGCTGCATGCAGCCTCAATATTAAAACTTGAAGTTCTTTCACTACAATAAGGGGAATTAAATCGCAAGTAATCCAACTCACTATAGCACACCAGACTACGCTATGAAACCAGTTGTATCCGTAAGTTTGATTAGGTTTATATTAGTTTCTAAAGTACTGAGTTACTAACTTTGATTGCGAGATTACCGACCTCGCCCGATGGTATAGTCTGGAAAAGCCTGGTTTTGCACAATTCTATCCGCTTTTGGTGTCGTCATACTATCTGTAATTGCTCATTTGTTCAACGTTAACCATGAATCCCTTGTGGGCTCCATAAATGATCCAGAAGATGGTCCTGCGTATGTTACTCCGTTTTTTCGGCCTATTTGCCCTCATTCTCAGTGGaaagagtttttttacTAACAACTAATACAATTTTTACAGAGTTGCCCATACCGTGTTCTTGGCAGCACTCGTATACCTTGCcttctttgtcttttgcGGTTTTAACGTCTATTTGTCGACAAAGAAGCAGCATATCGAGTTGCGGTAGACACACTAAACTGAATTAGTGGTCATCTACTATAGAACTGTATAATGTTTCGCAGTCACCGACAGCGCAAGAATCAATAGAGCATAGGTATGCCATATATAATCTGTATAAAGATGATCATGACTCTAAAGAAGTCCGTTTGAAGcgattctctttttttaacaaCACATTCCGCTCGTCTGAATACAATTAAACCATAGTAGGAAACTATTAACTTTTGCAGAGCGTTACATCCTATGGACTGGTTGCTGCCAAGTAATGTACGCTAGAAGATTACGCGATCGTGAGACTGAAGATTTTCTAAAAAGAGTTGAGGACTTCAATTCCAAACAATACGACGATGCGCCTGAGAGCCCGCAATTGAGTAAAACACGTTATCTATCGAGCTCAAATATCTCTGAGGAAGGTATTGATAATGCTAACGATTTGCTGTTCACTAGTGATTCAGCAAGCCCGTTCAAACGTAAGCAATATCAGGGAAGCGAAACAGACACTTTGACATCTGACGATGAACTTGCCTATAAGTCAGCATACAATTATGAAAAGACGTTTTCCCCAACCAAAGCACATTATTCCAAACGGGATTTAGACATTGAGCTTTCTTTTAGATCTTCTGGCATCAAAGAATCAGGAACCAGGAAGACGTACGCTGTGTCGGAGGAGGACTACATGCTATTGcaaagattgaaattgGACGCTAGCACTCTCAAGGATACTCCCAAGGAGAGCCACGCGAAAGTTCCAAGTAGAGGTAGACCAAGGGAGGAGCTGAGGGATAAACAACTCTACTCCAGGACGTCTGTGAGAGAAGTTGATAGATTGCAtgggaaaaaaacaagCAAATTcagtgaagaagaaggcGAGAAACCTCCTTCATTACCTGCCAGAAGAAGCAAAGATACGATTTCGATCGATGAAGGGTCTGCGCCTAGTCTgccaagaagaaaaagcaatAAAGTGAGCACACTAGATGTTCCAGTAGAACGCTCCGTGGAACCAGAGCTATCAAACAGGAATTACAGGAACGAAGATTCAAATGGCAAACAAAACTTAACCACCGTTAAGCCAAAGAGGTCTGTTCCGCCCCCGGTACCTCGTAAGCGTCAGATATCGATTGATAAATCGATTATATCGGCCAACTTGATGACCGATGCAGAGCTGTCAAACGATTATCTGACGTCAGTAAGTAAAAACAGATTGACAGATTACAAGACGCTTCAGCCGGTGCCCCCACCTAGTGCTAGAAAAGAACCACAGACACCAAAGAAGGTGAGTATTTCACATTTAGATTATTTGGACTCTGTGCAGAAAAAAAGTCCATCGCCGCCCCGTTTGGCGCCAATTTCATTGAAGAGCTCTTTGACTTCGCCAATGACCGAGAAAGAGATTTCTAATTCGGATAAATATTTAAATTCAGCGCTTAAGACAAAGGAAAGTGATCCTAAAGTCTCAAATGTAAAACCAAGACCATCGCTGCCTGCAAAACCATCGAGtctcaaagaaaaaaacgtTTTCAACTTGTCCAATACTGCCAAAGAAACTTCTGCAAACGGAAAACCAGACTTTGTTGCCATCAAACTACGAAGTCCCGAGAAACCAAAACCTCAAGTGCCCCCCAAGAAAAATCTGCTTGTTACCCATAAGCTCAAAACGGCCAGCCACGACAGACTCAAGGCACCGATAGAAGATAAGTTTGAAATGCGAAAACCTGAAATTTTGGTCAAGCTCAACAAGGtggatttcaaaaagaatgagacAACTTCGGATGTTCCCGAAGCCTTAGAAAAACTGAGAAAACTGAGCAAAACTCAAAATGCTCCAGCTGTACCCACTCGTAAGATCTCGATGCCGGAAGCCCTAATAAAAGCTGAGACATTAAGAAAACAGCAAGTATCTGATACAAAGAAGGCGAGCGAGCCCAAACCTTGTTTTCAAGACGAGCTCAGCGCtgcattcaaaaaagcaaatGCGTTATCCTCGGTTACATCTCCAACCTCAAAATCAGTCTTGAACTCGTCATTAAAGGATGCCAAGAGAATAACACAAACTCCTTTAACAGCGCCATCCAAGAATGAACGAGCATCCGAAGATTCACTACTGCATCCCAACAAGACACGGGCCAAGGGACCAAGGAGGAAACTGCCAAGGCGAATTGTGTAAATCTAATGCAGCACTTTCTCCATTCCACAGGCCATTGTCAGCGACTGAACTTTCAATTACTGTATAGAAGtgtatatatttataaTGATGTTAGCCGCCGAAAGATATTACCCGGCGTTATATTTTACACATGTGTTTCTTCGGACAACTTTGAGATTTCGGACAATTCACGGACTGTTCAAAACTGTAATAGAAAAGCCAAATACCAAAATATAGATGCTTGTTGTTACTTATGTTGTTGTTCGAACTTTATCCGAGGTATTAAGAGTTGAAGCTGGTCAAGTTGACCTTGCCAGGAGTTTACTGTCCAGAATTTCATATCGGTGTGGCAGCGCTACTCAACTGAGGTGGAGGATTACGCTTGTGGTTCTTTTCCGGTATAGCGCATATAAGTGACTGACTCTTACCTTTCGGTAGTTGCAATTTGCTATTACACTTAAACCTTCAATTCAGGTAGTAAATCAACGTACTTTAGGGACGGCTTCCTCAGGTTATAGGATACCATTATGAGCCgatcattgaaaactgGCGATTTGGTTTTATGCAAAGTTGGATCTTTTCCACCATGGCCAGCTGTCGTTTATCCACAGTCGTTGCTCCGATCTGATGTGTACCGAAAGAAGAAACCAAATTGCATTGCAGTTTGCTTTTTCAACGATCCTACCTACTACTGGGAACAACCGAACCGTTTGAGCAGACTGGATCCGCACACGATTGATGAGTATTTAACGCGAAATAATGGGCATAGTTCGCAGTCTGATTTAAATGAGGCATACCAACGCGCCAGTGACTATACGGGGCTGCAGGATTTTATTGTTGAACgattcaaagaagaaggcaGGGAAGAAGATTTAGAGCAAGCTATAGGTTTCGCAGAGATCAAGAGTGGTGAAGATCCGACTTTAGGAAAATCTAAGAAAGACCCTGGAAAACGTAAAGTATCTGGAGCTAGAGCAGATTCAGAATCATCGTCGATGAGTTCAAGTAACAAGAATTTCGTTTCCAATGGATCACTCAATAGCAAGAAGATTAACCCTGAGAATTTAGAAACAGATTTGAGTGATGACAGGGTCAAGCTTGGTAAAGGCAATAGTAAAAGAACtcacaaaagaaatcaCGCCAGCCAAAAATCTATCGAAAAAACGAAcgaaaagagaacaaaaCTCGACAGATCGCGTAGAGTCGAAATATCGCTACTCTTTAGGAGAAGGATACAAAAAAACTTAGTTCAGAGAGACGAACCACCCGTGGACGCTGAGATTGAAGAATCTCATAACATGCTGAACAAGATAAAGCAGAATTTGGGAAATGAACCACCATTCTTTGATTCAGAGGCATTGAGGGAAAGTAAATTGCAcaagcttttcaaagtgATCGTCAATGACTCGAACCTCGAACAATTTCATCCCGTGTGCAAGTCCGCTTTAATACAGTGGAAGGATATCATAACCGAACTCAAGTCTGAGAGACTAAAAGACGAGCAACAGGAC
It encodes the following:
- the MRP2 gene encoding mitochondrial 37S ribosomal protein uS14m (similar to Saccharomyces cerevisiae MRP2 (YPR166C); ancestral locus Anc_7.522), coding for MGNFRFPIKTKLPPGFLNSRVIRDNFKRQQFAENEVMTRALKFIARNITLPPRARLEAQLKLTAMPNYTRATQIKNRCVETGHSRFILGDFRLCRTQFREKARSGELPGVKKGIW
- the MET16 gene encoding phosphoadenylyl-sulfate reductase (thioredoxin) (similar to Saccharomyces cerevisiae MET16 (YPR167C); ancestral locus Anc_7.523), with the translated sequence MTKFGKVYELNNGITVTEEQLAHWNVFLSKLSSPQEILRWAVTTFPHLYQTTAFGLTGLATIDMISKLSGELNETKMIPLIFIDTLHHFPQTLELLSSVEDKYYKPHGQSVSVFKPEGCSSEREFSDKNGDFLWEKDEEKYDFLVKVEPAHRAYVTLRCTAVLTGRRKSQGAARSNLSFVEVDDLNHIIKINPLANWDFNQVKSYIDEYDVPYNELLNHGYRSVGDYHSTQPVKEGEDERSGRWKGKAKTECGIHESSKFAEYLKNTASTPK
- the NUT2 gene encoding mediator complex subunit NUT2 (similar to Saccharomyces cerevisiae NUT2 (YPR168W); ancestral locus Anc_7.524) — protein: MDLEGIQQELASADQQVAAIIESFIELGVSVYDFPGTSEATQGMITNLKRNVDRLSKLNQKSNDPESQLNNVNVPIEVVQYIEDGRNPDIYTREFVEAIRRSNQYQRAKMQGLKQLRDSLAEKIAEEFPDLEPSVQNIVKRTSSQ
- the JIP5 gene encoding Jip5p (similar to Saccharomyces cerevisiae JIP5 (YPR169W); ancestral locus Anc_7.525); this encodes MAKKFSKKSKKIRAVEELMSQSLPILEVKYVDPLFQMRLHPTKPLFYSGLGNGYIYCHSYKPEELQRIVDVNKRKYEQSDYKGDVKVWTCQEVGGSNSNDKEDAPVKVVWKTKRHKGSVRSLCLDNDGSFIYSIGTDNVLKKAVADTGSVVKKISLKDQTSSFFTKMIKSPTHPCLILGDENGNVIVMNSETLRVTNKVVKIHNSDAINEIFQFSKRSVHKYISLGQTTLAYWDCRESNESDFDIKDDDEDTKRKVLLSDDQEDELLCGTFVDPEVADTVVCGMGEGILTVWKPKKNDLEDQVNRIKICKEESIDCIVPTLQDDNCVWCGCSNGKIYKVNVKSGRIVEIRKHSSLDEVAFLDLDFEYRIVSGGMDKLLLWEAQDEEAHDSDFKDSDSSVSKDSDGDQSEDYNDESDVWEGFEDIKSDVIVDSDIDSDVDSDAASDSDTEKSIGLSREEILAELSKDLSGEDEPNVETPTKRAHVETNKDSNKRKDKKRKLPVKKAINNSHGITKFDDL
- a CDS encoding uncharacterized protein (similar to Saccharomyces cerevisiae YPR170W-B; ancestral locus Anc_7.526) → MKPVVSSGKAWFCTILSAFGVVILSVIAHLFNVNHESLVGSINDPEDGPAVAHTVFLAALVYLAFFVFCGFNVYLSTKKQHIELR
- the BSP1 gene encoding Bsp1p (similar to Saccharomyces cerevisiae BSP1 (YPR171W); ancestral locus Anc_7.527), encoding MYARRLRDRETEDFLKRVEDFNSKQYDDAPESPQLSKTRYLSSSNISEEGIDNANDLLFTSDSASPFKRKQYQGSETDTLTSDDELAYKSAYNYEKTFSPTKAHYSKRDLDIELSFRSSGIKESGTRKTYAVSEEDYMLLQRLKLDASTLKDTPKESHAKVPSRGRPREELRDKQLYSRTSVREVDRLHGKKTSKFSEEEGEKPPSLPARRSKDTISIDEGSAPSLPRRKSNKVSTLDVPVERSVEPELSNRNYRNEDSNGKQNLTTVKPKRSVPPPVPRKRQISIDKSIISANLMTDAELSNDYLTSVSKNRLTDYKTLQPVPPPSARKEPQTPKKVSISHLDYLDSVQKKSPSPPRLAPISLKSSLTSPMTEKEISNSDKYLNSALKTKESDPKVSNVKPRPSLPAKPSSLKEKNVFNLSNTAKETSANGKPDFVAIKLRSPEKPKPQVPPKKNLLVTHKLKTASHDRLKAPIEDKFEMRKPEILVKLNKVDFKKNETTSDVPEALEKLRKLSKTQNAPAVPTRKISMPEALIKAETLRKQQVSDTKKASEPKPCFQDELSAAFKKANALSSVTSPTSKSVLNSSLKDAKRITQTPLTAPSKNERASEDSLLHPNKTRAKGPRRKLPRRIV
- the PDP3 gene encoding Pdp3p (similar to Saccharomyces cerevisiae YLR455W; ancestral locus Anc_7.528); this translates as MSRSLKTGDLVLCKVGSFPPWPAVVYPQSLLRSDVYRKKKPNCIAVCFFNDPTYYWEQPNRLSRLDPHTIDEYLTRNNGHSSQSDLNEAYQRASDYTGLQDFIVERFKEEGREEDLEQAIGFAEIKSGEDPTLGKSKKDPGKRKVSGARADSESSSMSSSNKNFVSNGSLNSKKINPENLETDLSDDRVKLGKGNSKRTHKRNHASQKSIEKTNEKRTKLDRSRRVEISLLFRRRIQKNLVQRDEPPVDAEIEESHNMLNKIKQNLGNEPPFFDSEALRESKLHKLFKVIVNDSNLEQFHPVCKSALIQWKDIITELKSERLKDEQQDA